The following coding sequences are from one Paenibacillus tundrae window:
- a CDS encoding cache domain-containing sensor histidine kinase, with amino-acid sequence MKHVRFVRIQHKIMVICITVIILPVLVMTINSYYSSERLLTQNYTNVLNDLSKQTNIRIDEFLKEIEKITLLASNGLSNDLSATPEGSFPIQDFLRNSDEQREIAAYNILMNYIMMKDRVFSIYLYNLNGGQDLFVSPHQPIDANYKVANELWFKKFLHKNDRTITLTTRIDEQLENKILAVSHARKIHDVSTGKLLGVIVVSIDIKFIEIVNRNLQEGLRSRFMIVDEDDKIVYNADERLIGTLFRGNVRPPEALNVVVTSPLSQQKWTSYLYMPLDELTADGKILGRNLVTLAIVMFLFAAVLSVFLSHVITTPIKRLLRNISLVEKGQFEQVEHIRSRDEIGHLSVRFNKMSHELKRMVERMQQEEMEKAQAEMRALHHQINPHFLYNTLGSVKWIASMQQADKIVEMTDALISMLRYATRSDNSLVTIREELDNIKNYVTIQNVRYYGCIQMNYEIEDRLLDYRMPKMILQPIVENAIFHGLAEIEEDGTIMIRIQTKGSDITIEICDNGVGMEDHTIQNLMDEKPRVCDGTKGIGVHNVQRRIQLHFGKPYGIQVDSKVGEGTIFTILLPGISDIK; translated from the coding sequence ATGAAGCATGTCCGATTCGTTCGAATCCAGCACAAAATCATGGTGATCTGTATTACGGTCATTATCCTTCCGGTGCTTGTGATGACCATTAATTCCTATTATTCTTCTGAACGATTATTGACACAGAATTATACAAACGTGCTGAACGATCTATCCAAGCAGACCAATATTCGAATTGATGAGTTTCTCAAAGAAATCGAAAAAATCACACTCCTAGCAAGCAATGGACTGAGCAATGATCTATCTGCGACGCCTGAAGGCAGTTTTCCCATTCAGGACTTCCTCCGTAATAGTGATGAACAGCGAGAGATCGCAGCTTACAATATTCTGATGAACTATATTATGATGAAGGATCGCGTGTTCTCCATCTACCTCTACAACCTGAACGGAGGTCAAGATTTGTTCGTCAGTCCTCATCAGCCCATTGATGCAAACTATAAAGTGGCGAACGAATTGTGGTTCAAAAAGTTCTTGCATAAGAATGATCGAACGATTACCTTGACTACCCGAATTGATGAGCAATTGGAGAATAAAATTCTAGCCGTCTCGCATGCGCGAAAAATTCATGATGTCTCTACAGGGAAATTACTTGGTGTAATCGTTGTTAGCATTGATATCAAATTTATTGAAATCGTTAATCGTAACTTACAGGAAGGGCTTCGCTCTAGGTTCATGATTGTGGATGAGGACGATAAGATTGTATACAACGCGGATGAACGATTAATTGGTACGTTGTTTCGGGGAAATGTGCGTCCACCTGAAGCACTAAATGTTGTAGTAACAAGCCCTCTAAGTCAGCAAAAATGGACAAGTTATCTCTACATGCCGTTGGATGAGTTGACTGCTGACGGTAAAATATTAGGACGTAACTTAGTAACACTCGCCATCGTGATGTTCCTTTTTGCAGCCGTGTTATCCGTATTTCTATCCCATGTTATTACAACACCAATCAAGAGACTTTTGCGTAATATCTCACTTGTAGAAAAAGGGCAGTTTGAACAAGTCGAGCATATTCGCTCTCGTGATGAGATTGGACATCTATCGGTACGGTTCAATAAGATGTCGCATGAATTAAAACGTATGGTTGAGCGGATGCAGCAAGAAGAAATGGAGAAGGCTCAGGCCGAGATGCGTGCACTCCATCATCAGATCAACCCCCATTTTCTCTATAACACACTTGGATCAGTCAAATGGATTGCCTCCATGCAGCAGGCTGACAAAATTGTGGAAATGACAGATGCACTAATCTCTATGCTCCGTTACGCCACAAGATCAGATAATAGTCTAGTAACCATTCGTGAGGAGCTAGATAACATTAAGAATTATGTAACCATTCAGAATGTGAGATACTACGGTTGCATTCAGATGAACTATGAGATTGAGGATCGACTACTGGACTACCGGATGCCGAAAATGATTCTACAGCCCATAGTTGAAAATGCGATCTTTCACGGTCTTGCCGAAATCGAAGAAGATGGCACCATAATGATACGGATTCAAACGAAGGGCAGCGATATTACGATCGAGATTTGTGATAATGGAGTAGGTATGGAAGATCATACAATACAAAATTTAATGGATGAGAAGCCGAGAGTATGCGATGGGACGAAAGGAATCGGAGTTCATAATGTGCAGCGGCGTATTCAGCTTCATTTTGGAAAGCCCTACGGGATCCAAGTGGATAGTAAAGTGGGAGAGGGTACGATTTTTACCATTTTGTTGCCTGGCATTTCAGATATCAAGTAG
- a CDS encoding response regulator transcription factor, with protein MYKLMIVDDELLMRVGIRSMLNWEEFGYNVVGEAGNGKEALELALEVSPDLIITDIKMPVMDGLKLIQEASSVLKTCKYVILSNFDEFHYVKEALKLGAADYLIKSEISEASLIELLTSITQKLQSEQINPANVSSVSLDYSKSLRHLKDSFFQDIVSGFITEKEIATKAEELQFRIRSEPLVVIKFFVNYYEKAKKKYIEKGEKLLRFSLLNIMEEIIPSKWEKEIFVESSSEYWVIVNVLPEIGSIQADLHKLCTKLLSSVKDFMNLSLTAAVSTIVPDFRYIRKACEEAEFALQHGFFTGSNQVLHYKDVLQAPARQEVHEMLTPEQERDFLKFWVSKDYNSAKKFLEAIRSDLEAQRANESSVRKQYILLMETIQSHLSRGTERGKRNSTEKSPYEIVLKGECWEDIHQDILEHISYYFINNSQDMQEHTHADVAIEIINKYYAEDISLQGVASQINVNPSYLSRLFKQEKGENFIAYLTRVRMEHAKNYLLSKELKVYEIAEKVGYHNYTYFSKIFKRSVGHTPEEYRDLQQESM; from the coding sequence ATGTATAAACTGATGATCGTAGATGACGAGTTACTCATGCGAGTTGGAATCCGTTCCATGCTCAACTGGGAGGAGTTCGGATATAATGTGGTTGGTGAGGCGGGGAATGGCAAGGAAGCCTTGGAGCTAGCTTTGGAAGTTTCGCCTGATTTAATTATTACGGATATTAAAATGCCTGTTATGGATGGGTTAAAGCTGATCCAAGAAGCTTCTTCCGTACTCAAAACATGTAAGTATGTCATACTCAGTAATTTTGACGAATTTCATTATGTAAAAGAAGCACTGAAGCTTGGCGCAGCTGATTATTTAATCAAGAGTGAGATTAGTGAAGCATCTCTCATTGAACTTCTGACCAGCATTACCCAGAAGCTACAAAGTGAACAAATTAACCCAGCTAACGTATCGTCTGTATCACTGGATTATTCCAAGAGCTTGAGGCACTTGAAGGATAGCTTCTTTCAGGATATTGTAAGCGGATTCATAACGGAGAAGGAAATCGCAACCAAAGCCGAAGAACTGCAATTTCGTATTAGATCGGAGCCATTGGTCGTGATCAAGTTCTTCGTTAATTATTACGAGAAAGCGAAGAAAAAGTATATCGAGAAGGGGGAGAAACTACTTCGATTTTCGCTCCTGAACATTATGGAAGAGATTATTCCATCCAAGTGGGAGAAGGAAATTTTTGTGGAAAGCTCGTCTGAATATTGGGTTATCGTCAATGTGCTTCCTGAGATTGGCTCAATACAAGCTGATCTCCACAAGCTCTGTACGAAACTTTTATCCTCTGTAAAAGATTTTATGAACTTGTCACTCACAGCGGCTGTAAGTACGATCGTGCCTGACTTCCGTTACATTCGAAAGGCATGTGAGGAAGCAGAATTCGCGCTACAGCACGGTTTTTTCACGGGCAGCAATCAGGTGCTGCACTATAAGGATGTGCTTCAAGCTCCGGCTCGGCAAGAGGTGCATGAGATGTTAACCCCGGAACAGGAACGAGATTTTCTTAAATTTTGGGTTAGCAAAGACTACAACAGCGCCAAAAAATTTCTTGAGGCAATTCGATCCGATCTGGAGGCGCAACGAGCGAATGAAAGCAGTGTTCGTAAGCAATATATTTTGCTGATGGAAACGATACAATCGCATCTGTCTCGTGGGACAGAAAGAGGCAAGCGTAATTCTACAGAGAAATCACCCTATGAAATTGTGCTTAAGGGAGAGTGTTGGGAGGATATCCACCAAGATATACTGGAGCACATCTCTTATTATTTTATAAACAATTCACAGGACATGCAGGAGCATACTCATGCAGACGTCGCAATAGAGATCATCAACAAGTATTATGCGGAAGACATTTCACTCCAAGGCGTAGCGAGTCAGATTAATGTTAATCCATCATATCTAAGTCGATTGTTCAAGCAGGAAAAGGGAGAGAACTTTATCGCATATTTAACGCGAGTTCGTATGGAGCATGCGAAGAATTACCTTCTGAGCAAGGAGCTAAAAGTGTATGAAATCGCAGAAAAGGTAGGTTACCATAACTACACGTATTTCAGTAAGATTTTCAAAAGGTCTGTAGGGCATACCCCTGAAGAATATCGAGATTTACAGCAGGAATCCATGTGA
- the helD gene encoding RNA polymerase recycling motor HelD: MEMNIWQQEEERLELVRNKLQVRISELEPEVAGLHDQATDIRKRFWEEVTMNTGSNEDFEESFYTINQQSAVLAERERGHQRLMQQWKNVKRLLPSPYFGRIDFKEKGLSFSEKIYIGVSSFVDQDGLSFLIYDWRTPIASLYYDASPGVASYITPSGTIDGAMELKRQFQIQNGTINNMFDANETIGDDLLQHVLGSGADSQMKSIVATIQKEQNAIIRNDTSRMLIVQGAAGSGKTSAALQRVAYLLYKHRQTIKADQIVLFSPNPMFASYISTVLPELGEENMQQTTFQEYLDYWLDSTLRSEDVFDQIEYVLTKHNTPGYEARLQGMEYKTSESFLQALQNYGLWLGREGMQFSGIRIQKRDLITAEQMKEQFYGYDHTLPLINRVALLQEWLLNELASLERAEREASWVQEELNYLDTEQYVEAFGMLHKEKEIFDVAERYAAILRDNKSKRRGDEGDFDFTQREEELLRQKIVKAYFKPLKKSVKNFSFVNLQAIYGQLFVDEAAYKVRTNGAPVPTLWSEICSGTQEMLDQNELFHEDVTPYLYVKELIEGVRTNSEIRYVFVDKGQDYSSFQYEYLKKLFPRARMTVLGDFGQAIFMQSTSLVGDHSPLVRLFGETDTSMFCLLRSYRSTREIVEFTKAMLPGGEEIVPFDRNGPKPLLTKINSRENRDAQILTDIAALRDKGLESIAIITKTAAESREAFHLLQSQGNETLQLITKETIRFEKGLMVIPVYLAKGVEFDAVLVYDASSQIYGKENERKLLYTACTRAMHQLHLYTCSDWSPFVQALPEDVYEISSYTA, translated from the coding sequence ATGGAGATGAATATTTGGCAACAAGAAGAGGAACGGCTGGAGTTAGTTAGAAACAAATTGCAGGTAAGAATCTCTGAATTAGAGCCGGAAGTGGCCGGATTACATGATCAGGCGACGGACATCCGCAAGCGGTTCTGGGAAGAAGTTACGATGAATACAGGTAGCAATGAAGATTTTGAAGAGTCTTTCTACACGATTAACCAACAGTCCGCAGTATTGGCTGAACGAGAGCGCGGCCATCAGCGATTGATGCAACAGTGGAAAAACGTAAAGCGGCTGCTCCCATCACCTTATTTTGGACGAATCGACTTCAAGGAGAAGGGATTGAGCTTCAGTGAGAAAATCTATATCGGTGTGTCTTCCTTCGTCGATCAGGACGGCTTGAGCTTTCTGATCTATGACTGGCGTACGCCCATAGCTAGCCTCTATTATGATGCTTCTCCCGGAGTGGCTTCATATATTACCCCATCTGGAACCATCGATGGTGCGATGGAACTTAAACGGCAGTTTCAGATCCAAAACGGAACAATAAATAATATGTTTGATGCAAATGAAACCATTGGAGACGACTTGTTACAGCATGTGCTTGGCTCTGGTGCAGACTCGCAAATGAAGAGCATTGTAGCAACGATTCAGAAAGAACAAAATGCGATTATTCGTAATGATACAAGTCGAATGCTAATCGTGCAGGGGGCTGCCGGCAGTGGTAAAACCTCAGCAGCATTGCAGCGGGTAGCATACTTACTCTATAAACACCGCCAGACAATTAAGGCCGATCAGATCGTTCTTTTTTCTCCAAATCCGATGTTTGCTAGCTATATCTCTACCGTTCTTCCTGAGCTTGGTGAAGAGAATATGCAGCAGACAACGTTCCAAGAATATCTCGACTATTGGTTAGATTCCACATTACGATCGGAGGATGTCTTTGACCAAATTGAATATGTTCTGACTAAACATAATACGCCAGGCTACGAGGCTCGTCTTCAGGGGATGGAGTATAAGACATCCGAATCTTTCCTGCAGGCTCTACAGAACTATGGCTTATGGCTGGGACGTGAAGGTATGCAGTTCAGCGGGATTCGGATACAGAAACGGGATCTGATTACGGCAGAGCAGATGAAAGAGCAATTTTACGGGTATGATCATACCTTGCCTCTAATAAATCGAGTTGCTCTCTTGCAGGAGTGGCTACTGAATGAACTGGCTTCGCTGGAACGGGCGGAACGTGAAGCTTCTTGGGTACAGGAAGAGTTAAACTATCTTGATACTGAACAATACGTGGAAGCATTCGGAATGCTGCACAAGGAGAAAGAGATATTCGACGTTGCAGAGCGTTATGCAGCCATTCTTAGAGATAACAAGAGCAAGCGACGTGGGGATGAAGGTGACTTCGATTTCACGCAGCGAGAGGAAGAACTGCTCCGTCAGAAGATTGTCAAAGCATATTTTAAACCGCTAAAGAAAAGTGTGAAGAACTTCTCTTTTGTCAATCTCCAAGCTATATACGGTCAACTGTTTGTCGATGAAGCAGCATACAAAGTTAGAACGAATGGAGCCCCTGTGCCTACTTTATGGTCAGAAATTTGTAGCGGAACCCAGGAAATGTTGGATCAAAACGAGTTGTTTCACGAGGATGTAACGCCGTATTTATATGTAAAAGAATTGATTGAAGGTGTTCGGACGAACTCGGAAATTCGATATGTTTTCGTCGATAAGGGTCAAGATTACTCGTCATTTCAATATGAATATTTGAAAAAACTGTTTCCTCGAGCCCGGATGACGGTGCTGGGTGATTTTGGGCAGGCTATCTTCATGCAATCAACAAGTCTGGTTGGAGATCATTCGCCGCTGGTTCGCCTTTTTGGCGAAACGGACACAAGTATGTTCTGCCTTTTACGTAGCTATCGTTCAACAAGAGAAATTGTTGAATTCACAAAAGCGATGCTGCCAGGCGGTGAGGAGATTGTACCATTTGATCGCAACGGGCCGAAACCACTTTTGACTAAAATAAATAGCAGAGAGAATCGCGATGCACAAATTCTGACGGATATCGCTGCACTTCGAGATAAGGGACTCGAATCCATCGCGATCATCACCAAAACGGCAGCCGAGAGTCGTGAGGCTTTTCACCTGTTGCAATCTCAAGGCAATGAAACGTTACAGCTCATCACAAAAGAGACCATACGCTTTGAAAAAGGATTGATGGTTATTCCCGTTTATCTAGCTAAAGGTGTCGAATTCGACGCCGTCCTTGTCTATGATGCTTCATCGCAAATTTACGGCAAGGAAAATGAACGCAAGTTACTCTATACGGCTTGTACGCGTGCAATGCACCAGCTTCATTTGTATACATGTAGTGATTGGTCACCGTTTGTGCAGGCACTTCCTGAGGATGTGTATGAGATATCATCCTACACAGCTTAA
- a CDS encoding HAMP domain-containing sensor histidine kinase gives MKQNRSLFRHYLRGHFLFIFLPPLLLLFFSMFVNFSIDGQELNTLNPIFVMLFLFGFIIVAFVAISWLFFFRLRNRLTHLQEVMSFAADHHSFPTPVSVQVDRMDEIDQLGSSFNWMIEQLEDSRKREYEEQLLRQRLIANLSHDLRTPLTILRGHVTRLNKESISLEGQHSLTEMNHTITRVGLLMDDLLSYTLLTSEKYPFEPASTDIVRLVRASVAAWYTVFEEKEIQLEVDLPTEQTFYWEADPKWMSRVLDNLFQNILRHAAEGKYAHIIVDVAQELIIVADRGPGMNNSSYEGGAGIGLSTANYMLNKMNLKADFISNENYGTKVIIGRTEQ, from the coding sequence ATGAAACAGAATAGATCATTATTTCGCCATTACCTAAGAGGGCATTTTCTCTTTATTTTTTTGCCTCCCCTGCTGCTGTTATTCTTCTCTATGTTCGTTAATTTCTCTATCGATGGTCAGGAGCTTAATACTCTAAATCCAATATTCGTTATGCTCTTTTTATTCGGTTTTATTATTGTCGCATTTGTTGCCATTTCGTGGCTGTTCTTCTTCCGACTTCGTAATCGTCTCACACACTTACAGGAAGTCATGTCGTTTGCAGCAGATCATCATTCATTCCCTACACCAGTATCTGTTCAAGTGGATCGTATGGATGAAATAGACCAGTTAGGAAGTTCTTTTAATTGGATGATTGAGCAGCTTGAAGACAGTCGTAAGCGAGAATATGAAGAGCAGTTATTGCGCCAACGACTTATTGCCAATTTATCTCATGATTTACGTACGCCACTGACGATTTTGAGAGGACATGTCACCAGACTAAACAAAGAATCCATAAGTCTAGAAGGACAACACTCGTTAACAGAAATGAATCATACGATCACAAGAGTTGGCTTACTCATGGATGATTTGCTTTCCTACACGTTGCTAACATCAGAGAAATATCCTTTTGAGCCCGCTTCAACAGATATTGTACGTTTAGTTAGAGCCTCCGTTGCTGCATGGTATACCGTATTTGAAGAAAAAGAGATACAGCTTGAAGTTGATTTACCGACGGAGCAAACCTTTTATTGGGAAGCAGATCCAAAATGGATGTCACGGGTTCTGGATAATTTGTTTCAGAATATTCTTCGACATGCAGCAGAGGGGAAATATGCTCACATTATAGTTGATGTAGCTCAAGAACTAATCATCGTTGCAGACCGAGGCCCAGGTATGAATAACTCTTCTTATGAGGGTGGGGCAGGTATTGGTCTATCTACTGCGAATTATATGTTGAACAAAATGAATCTAAAAGCTGACTTTATATCTAATGAGAATTATGGCACCAAAGTAATTATTGGTAGAACTGAGCAGTGA
- a CDS encoding response regulator transcription factor, which yields MKNRSILYIEDNEKIGSWVKEELEQQGFAVQWLLSGEGAEEAVSQHEVVILDIMLPGLDGFTVGKRLKKAAPTVPILLLSARTSINDKVDGLQFADDYLTKPFHTEELVARLKVLIRRGGTTYSERISLGDHIEVDPAGQMVFNKDTGEEIILTGRQHQILMYFLRHPNQVLPKEQIYEAIWQEAYITGDKTLMVHIRRLRQKLERNPDSPEIIETLKGIGYRVKQ from the coding sequence TTGAAGAATAGAAGCATATTATATATTGAAGATAATGAGAAAATAGGTAGTTGGGTAAAAGAAGAATTGGAACAACAAGGATTTGCAGTTCAGTGGCTTCTTTCTGGTGAAGGAGCTGAAGAAGCAGTGAGTCAGCATGAAGTCGTTATTTTAGATATTATGTTACCCGGTTTAGATGGATTTACTGTAGGAAAACGATTAAAAAAGGCAGCACCTACTGTTCCTATTCTATTGTTATCTGCTCGAACATCGATTAATGATAAGGTAGATGGTTTACAATTTGCTGATGACTATTTAACGAAGCCATTCCATACAGAAGAATTAGTTGCAAGATTAAAAGTGTTAATCCGTCGAGGGGGGACAACATATTCTGAACGAATTTCATTAGGTGACCATATTGAAGTCGATCCAGCAGGCCAAATGGTATTTAACAAAGACACAGGGGAAGAAATTATATTGACAGGAAGGCAGCATCAGATTTTAATGTATTTCTTACGCCATCCTAATCAAGTGTTACCAAAAGAACAAATCTATGAAGCAATTTGGCAAGAAGCATACATAACCGGTGATAAAACACTAATGGTACATATCCGTCGACTGCGTCAAAAGCTGGAACGTAATCCAGATTCCCCAGAGATTATTGAAACGCTGAAGGGAATAGGCTATCGGGTGAAACAATGA
- a CDS encoding GNAT family N-acetyltransferase has protein sequence MRKEIVVNLPIKPNEVPALRELVGWEGRHSDYPVLFERCNFWAGLRGDQEELIAFGYISGMGLQHGYMEDIIVHPQYQRTGIGQALVTGLLQEAERIGIEIVTLTYDAKHHSFYADCGFVPCSGGLWRKE, from the coding sequence TTGCGTAAAGAAATCGTTGTTAATTTACCCATCAAGCCTAACGAAGTCCCAGCGCTAAGAGAATTGGTAGGTTGGGAGGGGCGTCACTCTGATTATCCCGTTTTATTTGAACGTTGCAATTTTTGGGCAGGTTTAAGAGGAGATCAGGAGGAGTTAATCGCTTTTGGTTATATTTCAGGCATGGGATTGCAACATGGTTATATGGAAGATATCATTGTTCATCCGCAATATCAACGAACGGGTATTGGCCAAGCGTTAGTGACAGGATTACTCCAGGAAGCGGAACGAATTGGAATTGAGATCGTAACGTTAACCTATGATGCCAAACATCATTCATTTTATGCAGACTGCGGATTCGTTCCTTGTTCAGGAGGGCTGTGGAGAAAAGAATGA
- a CDS encoding immunity 53 family protein yields the protein MNTLTWIQKWYAKHCNGDWEHSYGVKIETVDNPGWSVEIDLTDTYLEDVPFDEVEEERNEEDWFYCIVRDGIFHGAGGAMNLEEILDSFKNWAAHLEGDYQLNS from the coding sequence ATGAACACACTCACATGGATTCAGAAGTGGTACGCTAAACACTGCAACGGGGACTGGGAACATTCTTATGGTGTAAAAATTGAAACAGTGGATAATCCGGGCTGGTCTGTTGAAATAGATTTAACGGATACTTATTTAGAAGATGTGCCTTTTGATGAAGTTGAAGAAGAGAGAAATGAAGAGGATTGGTTTTATTGTATTGTGAGAGATGGAATATTTCACGGTGCAGGAGGAGCAATGAACTTGGAAGAAATACTCGATAGTTTTAAAAATTGGGCTGCTCATTTAGAGGGAGATTACCAACTTAACTCTTGA
- a CDS encoding Gfo/Idh/MocA family oxidoreductase → MIRWGILGAGYIATRFATALQHEPSSKLYAISGRSESKLEDFADKYATDRQYVSHDEMLLDPNVDAIYLALPHHLHHEWAIKALHAGKAVLCEKPASLSLKEMQDIAETARSENVLFMEAMKQRFVPLYIDLRRRVEAGEIGTITSIQASLCNQMPEGMNTYHVQPGPGGSLLDVGTYCASWIEDFSKGSIKLETVAASQKDSIDYYIDAKLHVGHVKAQLECAFDRQKERKVVLQGERGSIVVEDLHRPVRMLVLRDGYEPEKVEIPYEFDDFYSEIHHFVECLKNGRTESDIMSLTASLRCAEILDTIRAGLSYTPECLDVLKEQEETLRYDHFGAAEALKLGNIIAELAKEYDREIAVSIIRESDELVLFQYMMDSKARKNISYMEGKRRAAKLVGHSSLWMHVDHVLNNKWNAEMENIPHYIPTGGAFPIRVHDEWVATLALSGLHEGRDHELIVRALSRALEKQVSIFPSAAI, encoded by the coding sequence ATGATACGATGGGGAATTCTCGGCGCAGGGTATATCGCAACTCGATTTGCCACTGCACTACAACACGAACCTAGCAGCAAACTATATGCTATTAGTGGCCGCAGTGAATCGAAGTTAGAAGACTTTGCAGATAAATACGCAACAGATCGACAGTATGTATCACATGATGAGATGTTATTAGACCCTAATGTGGATGCGATCTATCTCGCATTACCCCATCACTTGCACCATGAGTGGGCAATTAAAGCGCTGCATGCAGGAAAGGCCGTATTATGTGAAAAGCCTGCATCGTTGAGTTTGAAAGAAATGCAAGATATTGCAGAAACAGCTAGAAGCGAAAACGTTCTTTTTATGGAAGCTATGAAGCAACGCTTTGTGCCACTATACATAGATCTGCGTCGAAGAGTGGAAGCGGGTGAAATTGGCACGATCACTTCTATACAAGCGAGCTTATGCAACCAAATGCCTGAAGGAATGAACACATATCATGTTCAGCCAGGTCCTGGAGGTTCATTGTTAGATGTTGGCACGTATTGTGCAAGTTGGATTGAAGATTTCTCCAAAGGTAGCATTAAACTTGAAACTGTGGCAGCATCTCAGAAGGATTCAATAGATTATTATATTGATGCGAAGCTCCATGTAGGTCATGTCAAAGCGCAATTAGAGTGTGCATTTGATCGCCAAAAGGAACGAAAAGTTGTGCTACAGGGAGAACGTGGCAGTATTGTTGTCGAAGATCTCCATCGACCTGTCAGAATGCTCGTTCTTCGGGATGGTTATGAACCGGAGAAGGTTGAAATTCCTTATGAGTTTGATGATTTCTACAGTGAGATCCATCATTTCGTAGAATGTCTTAAGAATGGACGGACTGAAAGTGACATCATGTCACTGACCGCTTCTCTGCGCTGTGCTGAAATTCTGGATACCATCCGTGCGGGTCTGTCGTACACTCCAGAATGCTTAGACGTATTAAAGGAGCAAGAAGAGACGCTTCGATATGACCATTTTGGAGCTGCAGAGGCTTTAAAACTGGGGAATATCATTGCAGAACTAGCTAAAGAATACGATCGTGAGATTGCTGTTTCGATTATTAGAGAGAGTGACGAACTTGTCTTGTTCCAATATATGATGGATAGCAAGGCGCGGAAGAACATTAGTTATATGGAGGGAAAACGCAGGGCGGCTAAGTTAGTCGGGCACTCAAGTCTATGGATGCATGTTGACCATGTCTTGAACAATAAGTGGAATGCAGAGATGGAGAATATACCTCACTATATTCCAACTGGTGGAGCTTTCCCGATTCGAGTACATGATGAGTGGGTCGCAACACTTGCGTTAAGCGGACTGCATGAAGGTAGAGATCATGAGCTTATCGTTCGGGCTTTGAGTAGAGCTCTTGAGAAGCAAGTTTCTATTTTCCCTAGTGCCGCAATTTGA